The Candidatus Desulfofervidus auxilii DNA segment AATTGCTTCAGTGGCTTTATAAAAGGTCTCTTTAATCCTACTCCACAACTCTACTGTTTTCATCTCCCCCTCCTTTTTATGTTTTTTATTTCTAATTTAATAGATAAGTTCCAGAATTTTGCTTGTCAAGGCAAGTTTAAATAATACTGGATTATTTATTCTAAAAGACAAAAGCACACAGGCAGGTTTATAATGATTTGCCTTGAACATATTTCTTGAGGCAAAGGAGGAAAAGGTGTAGCATTTTTAACTGCCCTTATAGCAGCCTTATCCAAAATAGCATATCCTGAAGACCTTTTTATCTTAAGATTTACCAACTCTCCTTTTATATTGAGGGTGAACTCTAAGACAACTTTGCCTTCAAGCCCTCTCTTTCGAGCACCAAATGGATATTCCTTATTCTTCTCTATTAAAAGTCGAAGCTTATGGAGATAATCATTGAGAGAGTCATCAGAATTACTTTTAGTAGAGTGGGAAAAGACTTTTGTTTTCTTAGGTACAAGTGAAGAAACTAAATTTTTAGGTTTAAAAGAGGCCTCCTTTGACCTTTCTTCACAAGCAGTAGTGGATATTAACGGTTTTGGGTTGGTCTTGGCTTTAGGTAGTGATTCCTGATGTGGTTTTTTATTCTTAACTTGATATTTTTTCTTTTTGGATTCGGACATTGCTTTATGATTTTTTTTATTAGAAACCCGTTTTTTTGAATTTGTTTCTGTTTTTGATGTTTTATTCCCCTTTGAGGAAGGATAGGTCTTTAGATAAACTTCCAGGGGGGCTTTTTTCTTTAAGCTTGGCAGGTTAAGAGGTACTCCCTTAATCAAGAGTAGATGAATAATAAAAGAAATTAGCAAACAAATTTTTAAAAGGGAGCCTTCTTTCATAGAAATCTATCTTTCCTCTTTTTAATTATACAAATTTTCTGAAGAATGCCATAGCTTATAGCGAAATTCTGGTAAAAAATGTAAAAAAGAAAGCAATGTGGCATAAACAATCCTATAGCATACCTTACCTTCCTTATAAGGCTTTTTCAGGAATATCTCATTTACCTGGGGCTATTTTATTAGAAACACAGCTTCCTGATACAGAAAATCGCTATTCCTACTTAGCGTGTGAACCTCAAGCAGTGTTTGAGGCTGATGTCATTGACACTTCTTTTTGGACATTTAATAGATTTTTGGAGACTTATTTGCCTACCCACTTTATTGCTGGTTATATTGGTTATGAGGCTTGTCAATGGATAGAAAAACTGCCTCCACCTGGAGGAAAAGACATAAACCATCCTCAAATTTATTTGGCTGCCTATCCTTATTTTTGGCAATATGACCATTTACAAAAAAAATGGTGGTTATGGTCTAAAGAGTCTTCAAATAAAATTAAACCACCACCTCCCCTATCAATGTCTTCCATAATGGTTAAAGGTAAATATCTCGGTGCTAACCAGACCAAAAAGCAATACATAAAAAATGTCAAAGCCATCCTAAGCTACAT contains these protein-coding regions:
- a CDS encoding energy transducer TonB, translating into MKEGSLLKICLLISFIIHLLLIKGVPLNLPSLKKKAPLEVYLKTYPSSKGNKTSKTETNSKKRVSNKKNHKAMSESKKKKYQVKNKKPHQESLPKAKTNPKPLISTTACEERSKEASFKPKNLVSSLVPKKTKVFSHSTKSNSDDSLNDYLHKLRLLIEKNKEYPFGARKRGLEGKVVLEFTLNIKGELVNLKIKRSSGYAILDKAAIRAVKNATPFPPLPQEICSRQIIINLPVCFCLLE